One genomic segment of Chitinophaga sancti includes these proteins:
- a CDS encoding YciI family protein → MYLILLQYIRPVAAIEHYMEQHRAFLDKYYKSGKFILAGRRKPKSGGLIICKAGSRKEVEEIMSEDPLDKFQLALYEIIEFEPTSYVNELQPYLS, encoded by the coding sequence ATGTACCTCATCCTGTTACAATATATCAGACCTGTCGCTGCCATAGAACACTATATGGAGCAGCATAGAGCATTTCTAGACAAATACTACAAGAGTGGTAAATTCATTTTGGCAGGTCGCAGGAAACCTAAATCCGGTGGCCTGATCATATGTAAAGCCGGGAGCCGCAAAGAAGTGGAAGAAATCATGAGCGAAGATCCATTGGATAAATTCCAGCTGGCGCTGTATGAAATCATCGAGTTCGAACCTACATCTTATGTCAACGAGTTGCAGCCTTATCTGTCGTAG
- a CDS encoding DUF3857 domain-containing protein, whose amino-acid sequence MRFILLIISLFAVPAGLLAQKNFAVSPTPDWLAPYKPDLGKAPDAREVSNGYFLLLLEEQHQAEKNAVYRHIIRQIVSEAGIQNGAEISVEYDPTYEKLHFHQLVIHRNGQVITKLDPSRFRFLQKEEDLSRFIYSGTFTAYYILEDVRKGDQIEYAYTLEGANPIFEHKYANTFYFTSYDPIVNYYKALIAAPKRDIHFKAFNGARLPAKSSWNDMQLYEWKIADVMPADEDDNAPEWYTTIPFVQASEYKSWSEIINWGAKINTPPAPGARLQARIAELKKQSGNDKTLYLQNAMRFVQDDIRYMGIEMGEYSHRPNSPDKILDQRFGDCKDKSLLLTTLLQANGINASMAYTNTYLKAHVSDYLPSPFMFNHVIVYAQLEDSSFWIDPTISYQRGPLSEHSIPDYQQALIIKTDGSDKLTNIPQYNIGTQTIKEHFTLPDSKSKKGTLTVHSVYTLRFADQQRDVFANNSMKDQEKSYLDYYKNIYGELHTDSALKTIDNPIRNQFSVIEQYQLEEPWKNDTEEPGQLEIPVTAGILQEALPKLSKKKNSKSHSPLSMRYPYSLDYTIDMDMPIEWYLSNEQVRISNAYYAFSFTPTVEGRHVTLHYTFKTFQDNIPVDYLAQYESDRNKMDDVISFSLFWSPDDPISTTTPTDNTLNWVTLTLAIFFLAFFARLAWKYNQYTIYPVQDVLIPAELRGFLFIIAFFVFFTPLAMLQAIFNNDFFSFKAWVQLSKATNIISNTSFLEFWFILRMVAALFFFVYSVLLIALFLNRRDTFPNAMVYFMVSTLLFNVIDTGLSHYLYKTSWETAELGGIIYIFVRGLLFTPYLLQSQQVKETFIMPHRSVISKEKGY is encoded by the coding sequence ATGCGATTCATTCTGCTGATAATATCCCTGTTCGCAGTGCCAGCTGGCCTTCTGGCCCAAAAAAACTTCGCTGTATCACCCACGCCCGACTGGCTGGCTCCTTACAAGCCAGACCTCGGCAAGGCACCAGATGCAAGAGAAGTGAGCAACGGCTACTTTCTACTCCTGCTGGAAGAACAACACCAGGCAGAGAAAAACGCAGTGTACAGGCATATTATCAGACAGATTGTATCGGAAGCAGGTATTCAGAATGGTGCAGAGATCTCTGTGGAATACGATCCTACTTATGAAAAATTACACTTTCACCAGCTGGTCATCCACCGCAATGGTCAGGTGATCACCAAACTGGATCCATCCCGCTTTCGCTTCCTCCAAAAGGAAGAGGACCTCTCCAGGTTTATTTACAGCGGCACCTTCACAGCTTACTACATTCTCGAAGATGTACGCAAAGGCGATCAGATCGAATACGCTTACACACTCGAAGGTGCGAATCCTATCTTCGAACACAAATACGCCAACACATTTTACTTCACGTCTTACGATCCCATCGTCAACTATTACAAAGCGCTCATCGCAGCACCGAAAAGGGACATCCACTTCAAAGCTTTTAATGGTGCACGCCTGCCGGCAAAAAGTAGCTGGAACGACATGCAATTGTATGAATGGAAGATTGCAGATGTGATGCCTGCTGATGAAGATGACAACGCACCGGAATGGTATACCACCATACCTTTTGTACAAGCCAGTGAGTACAAATCATGGTCAGAAATCATCAACTGGGGTGCAAAGATCAACACACCTCCCGCTCCCGGCGCACGCCTGCAGGCAAGGATTGCTGAACTGAAAAAGCAATCCGGCAACGACAAAACATTGTATCTCCAAAACGCCATGCGCTTTGTGCAGGACGACATTCGATACATGGGTATTGAAATGGGTGAATATTCCCATCGACCCAACAGCCCCGACAAGATTTTAGACCAACGCTTCGGTGATTGTAAAGACAAATCCCTACTACTTACCACCCTTTTGCAGGCGAATGGTATCAACGCCAGCATGGCTTATACCAATACCTATCTGAAGGCCCATGTATCAGACTATCTGCCCTCTCCTTTTATGTTCAATCACGTAATTGTGTATGCACAATTGGAAGACAGCAGTTTCTGGATAGATCCTACTATTAGTTATCAGCGCGGACCATTGAGTGAGCATTCAATACCTGATTATCAACAGGCATTGATTATCAAAACTGATGGCAGTGATAAACTCACCAATATACCACAGTATAACATAGGCACGCAGACAATTAAAGAGCACTTTACACTACCTGATTCCAAAAGCAAAAAAGGAACCCTCACTGTTCACAGTGTATACACCCTGCGATTTGCCGATCAGCAACGCGATGTATTTGCCAACAACAGTATGAAAGATCAGGAAAAATCCTATCTCGATTACTACAAGAATATTTATGGAGAATTACACACTGATTCTGCACTGAAAACGATCGATAACCCTATCAGGAATCAATTCAGTGTAATAGAACAGTATCAACTGGAAGAACCCTGGAAGAATGATACAGAAGAACCGGGACAACTCGAAATTCCTGTGACAGCGGGTATTCTACAGGAAGCATTACCGAAGCTAAGCAAAAAGAAAAATAGTAAATCGCATTCACCATTGTCTATGCGTTATCCTTATTCACTGGATTATACTATTGATATGGATATGCCGATAGAATGGTATTTAAGCAATGAACAAGTCAGGATCAGTAATGCTTATTATGCCTTTTCATTTACACCTACAGTAGAAGGCAGGCATGTGACATTGCATTATACATTCAAAACTTTTCAGGACAATATTCCAGTCGATTACTTAGCGCAGTATGAAAGCGACAGGAATAAAATGGATGATGTTATTTCTTTCAGTCTTTTCTGGTCTCCGGATGATCCAATATCGACAACGACACCCACTGATAATACGCTGAACTGGGTGACACTGACACTCGCTATTTTCTTCCTCGCCTTCTTTGCACGGCTGGCATGGAAGTATAACCAATATACGATCTATCCGGTGCAGGATGTGCTGATACCAGCTGAACTAAGAGGGTTCCTGTTTATCATTGCCTTCTTTGTATTCTTCACACCACTGGCCATGTTGCAGGCCATTTTCAACAATGACTTTTTTAGTTTTAAAGCATGGGTGCAGCTTAGCAAGGCTACCAATATCATCAGCAACACCTCCTTCCTGGAGTTTTGGTTTATACTCCGGATGGTAGCAGCATTATTCTTCTTTGTATATAGCGTACTGCTGATTGCATTATTCCTCAATCGAAGGGATACATTTCCGAATGCAATGGTGTATTTTATGGTGAGTACCCTCCTTTTCAATGTGATAGATACAGGGTTATCACATTATCTATACAAAACAAGCTGGGAAACGGCGGAACTGGGAGGCATTATATACATTTTTGTAAGAGGCTTATTGTTCACCCCTTACCTGCTACAATCACAGCAGGTGAAAGAAACTTTTATTATGCCACACCGTTCGGTGATCAGCAAAGAAAAAGGGTACTGA
- the mutL gene encoding DNA mismatch repair endonuclease MutL has product MANIINLLPDNIANQIAAGEVIQRPASAVKELLENAVDAGATEIQLIIRDAGKELVQVIDNGKGMSEADARMCFERHATSKIQTIEDLFQIRTMGFRGEALASIAAVSQVELKTRMRGTDIGTYIEIDNSAVRKQEPCQTAEGTSIAMKNLFFNVPARRNFLKSNAAEMRHIVDEFIRVAMAFPQIQFTLLNNTQQLFYLEKGSLKQRVIAILGQHYNSKLVSVKESTDYMDVHGFVGKPDAAKKTRGDQFFFVNNRFIKSPYLNHAIMTAFADMIPADSFPLYVVFIDLDPGHVDINVHPTKQEIKFDDEKVMYAFVQSAVKHALAQFNVMPTLNFELDPEIQHLDAVSQPFTAERQEQSATSSLYKTFTQANQAHVIDKSSSNLKHWKDLYDIGKSSDSYSREERDEDTLTQPLPAVGFESRSSTASVIDERWQDNTIDQKVPVQVHQQFILSQIKSGFILIDQQAAHERILYERYLRALQETPMPAQQSLFPQTLQLPPADAALISEMLPDLQVLGYDLEPFGNNTFVVRGTPADIQSGNEQASIEGLLEQFKHYSSELKVNKREQLVRSMARNNAIPSGKSLTTKEMQNIIDELFACAMPNAAPGGKYTYISFKLTDLAKMFGG; this is encoded by the coding sequence GTGGCGAACATTATCAATCTATTACCAGACAACATAGCCAATCAAATCGCAGCAGGTGAGGTGATCCAACGGCCAGCTTCAGCAGTTAAAGAACTGCTGGAAAATGCGGTGGACGCTGGTGCAACGGAAATTCAACTAATCATCCGGGATGCCGGAAAGGAACTGGTACAGGTAATTGATAATGGTAAAGGAATGAGTGAAGCAGATGCCCGCATGTGTTTCGAGAGGCATGCCACCTCTAAAATCCAGACCATTGAAGACTTGTTCCAGATCAGGACGATGGGTTTCCGGGGTGAAGCACTGGCTTCAATTGCTGCCGTATCGCAGGTCGAATTAAAGACCCGTATGCGCGGTACAGACATAGGTACTTATATCGAGATCGACAATAGTGCCGTCAGGAAACAGGAACCCTGCCAAACGGCGGAAGGGACCTCTATTGCAATGAAGAACCTGTTCTTCAACGTACCAGCCCGACGTAACTTCCTGAAAAGCAATGCCGCCGAGATGAGACACATCGTAGATGAGTTCATCCGTGTAGCCATGGCTTTCCCACAAATCCAGTTTACACTCCTGAACAATACACAACAGCTCTTCTACCTTGAAAAAGGATCCCTGAAGCAGCGTGTCATTGCCATCCTCGGCCAGCACTACAATTCAAAGCTGGTGAGTGTAAAGGAAAGTACCGATTACATGGACGTTCACGGGTTTGTAGGTAAACCGGATGCAGCCAAGAAGACCAGGGGCGACCAGTTCTTCTTTGTCAACAACCGCTTTATCAAGAGCCCTTACCTAAACCATGCGATCATGACGGCCTTTGCCGATATGATCCCGGCAGATAGCTTTCCATTGTACGTTGTGTTTATAGACCTCGATCCGGGGCATGTGGATATCAACGTACATCCAACCAAACAGGAAATCAAGTTCGATGACGAGAAGGTGATGTATGCATTTGTACAGTCAGCTGTCAAGCACGCACTGGCACAATTCAATGTGATGCCTACCCTCAACTTCGAACTGGATCCCGAAATACAGCACCTGGATGCCGTGAGCCAGCCGTTTACTGCTGAGCGCCAGGAACAGTCCGCAACCTCCTCACTCTACAAAACGTTTACCCAGGCCAATCAGGCACATGTGATCGATAAGAGCAGCAGTAACCTGAAGCACTGGAAAGACCTCTACGATATTGGCAAATCCTCCGATTCCTATAGCAGAGAAGAGCGTGATGAAGACACCCTGACACAGCCTTTACCAGCTGTGGGCTTCGAAAGCAGGTCTTCTACCGCCTCTGTAATTGACGAACGCTGGCAGGACAATACCATCGATCAAAAGGTACCCGTACAGGTACATCAGCAGTTCATCCTCTCGCAGATCAAGTCAGGTTTTATCCTGATCGATCAGCAGGCTGCACATGAGCGCATTCTCTATGAACGCTACCTCCGTGCATTGCAGGAAACGCCGATGCCAGCCCAGCAAAGCCTGTTCCCACAGACCTTGCAACTGCCCCCTGCCGATGCTGCCCTGATCAGCGAAATGCTCCCTGACCTGCAGGTACTGGGATACGACCTGGAACCATTTGGCAACAATACCTTTGTAGTAAGAGGTACCCCTGCCGATATCCAGAGCGGTAACGAACAGGCTAGTATCGAAGGGCTGCTGGAACAATTCAAACACTATAGCAGTGAGCTGAAGGTCAACAAACGGGAACAACTCGTGAGATCGATGGCGAGAAACAATGCGATACCTTCCGGCAAATCATTGACCACAAAAGAAATGCAGAATATTATAGATGAGCTTTTTGCCTGCGCTATGCCAAATGCAGCACCCGGCGGGAAGTACACTTATATATCATTTAAACTAACGGACCTCGCTAAGATGTTCGGCGGTTGA
- a CDS encoding FtsX-like permease family protein — translation MKQSFFGLLKKIIQTGIGKGRLIMATTGLGIAMLLLLLAIQMHTDFDQLLYNQQNQNESVDFLVINKKITNDMMGQSEKSEFTPQEIADIKKQPFTAAFGFITSNQYKVSAAAPGDLHFYTEMFFEAVPDTFIDVKSEDWKWQPGDNTIPIILPNDFLNLYNFGFALSQGLPQISPETIKALPMKITISKGLLTQEFTGRIVGFSDRISSFLVPGSFMDWANGKFGNGQTASPSRVIIKTKDPSNPVLVKYLEDKGYSTNQDKLKYSKTKVILQTIVSVIGFFGLILLLFALLVFSMFIQVVIASCKREIQLLVTLGTAPRQLQRYLMRQFVPLYIFTAIIALVLITVLQWKAAGILAGMKLFVSSWISPGTAGAAVLVIILVYIVNLWSVKRYINEIS, via the coding sequence ATGAAGCAATCGTTTTTTGGCTTACTCAAAAAGATCATTCAGACGGGCATAGGCAAGGGCCGCCTGATTATGGCTACTACCGGTCTGGGTATCGCCATGTTACTGTTGTTGCTGGCCATACAGATGCATACAGACTTTGATCAGTTGCTCTACAACCAGCAAAATCAGAATGAAAGCGTAGACTTCCTCGTCATCAACAAAAAGATCACGAACGATATGATGGGGCAGTCGGAAAAAAGTGAGTTCACCCCACAGGAAATAGCCGATATCAAAAAGCAGCCATTCACTGCTGCCTTTGGCTTTATTACTTCTAATCAGTACAAGGTTTCCGCCGCTGCTCCCGGGGATCTGCACTTCTATACCGAAATGTTTTTCGAGGCCGTACCAGATACCTTCATCGATGTAAAGAGTGAAGACTGGAAATGGCAGCCAGGTGATAATACCATTCCCATCATCCTGCCAAACGACTTCCTCAATTTATACAACTTCGGCTTTGCTCTGAGCCAGGGATTACCACAAATTTCCCCTGAAACCATCAAAGCACTCCCGATGAAAATCACGATTTCAAAAGGGCTGCTTACGCAGGAATTTACAGGTAGGATCGTTGGCTTTTCAGATAGAATTTCTTCCTTCCTCGTTCCCGGTAGTTTCATGGATTGGGCGAATGGAAAGTTTGGCAATGGACAGACGGCTTCTCCCAGCCGTGTGATCATTAAAACAAAAGATCCTTCCAATCCAGTACTGGTCAAATACCTGGAAGATAAAGGATATAGCACCAACCAGGATAAACTCAAATACAGCAAAACCAAAGTGATCCTGCAAACCATTGTATCTGTAATTGGGTTTTTTGGTTTGATATTACTGCTCTTTGCACTGTTAGTGTTCAGTATGTTTATACAGGTAGTGATTGCGAGCTGCAAGAGAGAGATACAACTGCTGGTAACCTTAGGTACTGCACCACGACAACTGCAGCGATACCTGATGCGACAATTCGTGCCTTTGTATATATTTACAGCGATCATTGCGCTCGTATTGATTACGGTATTGCAATGGAAAGCAGCTGGTATACTTGCGGGTATGAAGCTATTTGTATCTTCATGGATCAGCCCAGGCACCGCTGGTGCAGCTGTACTTGTGATCATACTTGTTTACATTGTGAACCTGTGGAGTGTGAAGCGATATATCAACGAGATCAGTTAA
- the msrB gene encoding peptide-methionine (R)-S-oxide reductase MsrB: MEDEKKSDVYSRTATNKVSLTNEEWQKRLTPEVYHIAREKGTEWAFTGKYWNSKDNGAYYCAACGNPLFISDAKFESSCGWPSFFEPVTKGSVIYAPDNSHGMHRTEVMCGRCKAHLGHVFDDGPPPTGLRYCINSVILDFEDDKQ, encoded by the coding sequence ATGGAAGACGAAAAAAAGAGTGATGTATATTCCCGGACGGCTACCAACAAGGTGAGTCTGACTAACGAAGAATGGCAAAAGCGCTTAACTCCCGAAGTGTACCACATCGCAAGAGAGAAAGGCACAGAATGGGCTTTTACAGGAAAATACTGGAATTCAAAAGATAATGGCGCTTACTATTGTGCCGCCTGCGGCAACCCTTTGTTCATATCCGATGCTAAGTTTGAGAGCAGCTGCGGCTGGCCCAGCTTTTTTGAACCGGTAACTAAAGGCAGCGTAATCTATGCCCCGGACAACTCTCACGGTATGCACCGGACAGAAGTCATGTGTGGCCGCTGCAAAGCTCACCTTGGACACGTATTTGACGATGGTCCTCCACCAACAGGCTTACGCTATTGCATTAATTCTGTCATCCTCGACTTCGAAGACGACAAGCAGTAA
- a CDS encoding DUF2891 domain-containing protein, producing MKKTIILGALLISTFMSTAFAQQPLYTHNSAGHLELTIDGAAHLSKLPLKCMQLEFPYKTGVVFTDTSLVTNPRNYHPAFYGCYDWHSSVHGHWMLVRLLKSFPTLPQHELILTKLQQNLTAEHIQQEQKLFTNKENKGFERIYGWSWLLQLQRELLTWNSPEGRELAANVQPLATQFSKAYIDFLGKLMYPIRVGEHTNLAFGLCLAWDYAVTAKDQPLQDAIKAAATRFYLADKNGPVSYEPGGYDFLSPCLEEADLMWRILPAAQYQAWIQEFLPGLFAKNITLFPIAQVKDRTDGKLVHLDGLNLSRAWCLYGIARHAGKNSAAIQALANQHLEAAIPHVASGDYAGEHWLASFAVYALTVENN from the coding sequence GTGAAGAAGACCATCATATTGGGTGCACTCTTAATCAGTACTTTTATGTCTACTGCCTTTGCACAACAGCCGCTCTATACGCACAACAGCGCGGGTCACCTGGAACTCACCATCGATGGTGCTGCCCATCTATCCAAACTGCCATTGAAATGTATGCAGCTGGAGTTTCCGTACAAAACTGGTGTGGTATTTACCGATACCTCACTGGTGACCAACCCGCGGAATTACCATCCTGCCTTTTATGGTTGCTACGACTGGCACAGCAGCGTGCATGGCCACTGGATGCTGGTAAGATTACTCAAATCCTTCCCTACCCTGCCACAGCACGAACTGATTCTGACCAAACTGCAACAAAACCTCACTGCTGAACACATTCAGCAGGAACAAAAACTGTTTACCAACAAAGAGAACAAAGGTTTTGAACGCATCTATGGCTGGAGCTGGCTGCTACAACTGCAAAGAGAATTGCTTACCTGGAACTCCCCTGAAGGCAGGGAACTGGCCGCCAACGTACAACCACTGGCTACCCAGTTTTCCAAAGCCTACATCGACTTCCTCGGAAAACTTATGTATCCCATCCGCGTAGGTGAACATACTAACCTGGCCTTCGGCCTTTGCCTGGCATGGGATTATGCAGTAACGGCGAAAGATCAGCCATTGCAGGATGCGATTAAAGCAGCTGCCACCCGTTTCTATCTGGCGGACAAAAACGGACCTGTCAGTTATGAACCAGGCGGCTACGACTTTCTCTCTCCATGCCTGGAAGAAGCAGACCTGATGTGGAGAATACTGCCAGCTGCACAATACCAGGCCTGGATACAGGAATTCCTGCCAGGACTGTTTGCTAAAAATATCACGCTGTTTCCTATAGCACAGGTAAAGGACCGTACCGATGGTAAACTGGTACACCTGGATGGTCTGAACCTGAGCCGTGCATGGTGCCTCTACGGTATTGCCCGTCATGCAGGAAAGAATAGTGCCGCCATTCAGGCACTGGCCAACCAGCACCTGGAAGCTGCTATTCCACATGTAGCCAGCGGCGATTACGCCGGTGAACACTGGCTGGCATCCTTTGCGGTGTATGCCCTCACTGTCGAGAATAACTAA
- a CDS encoding ATP-binding cassette domain-containing protein, producing the protein MQLQLENLVPIPLRDKILQRNSDIWNQAVTFTPGSFAKIKAPSGTGKTTLVHYLYNIRNDYSGRVLVDGQSWDAYKKDQIARMRQQQISVVFQDLRIFEQLTAQENIELKRVMLPNPYCTAEKVAEMAARLSVSHILNQSGKTLSYGERQRIAIIRALVQPFEWLIMDEPFSHLDDANAQKAADLIAEECRARNAGFILTDLDNDNRFAYDIHFNL; encoded by the coding sequence ATGCAGTTACAATTAGAAAATCTGGTTCCCATTCCTCTCAGGGATAAAATCCTGCAGCGCAATTCGGACATTTGGAATCAGGCCGTTACATTCACTCCTGGTAGTTTTGCCAAAATCAAGGCACCATCGGGCACAGGCAAAACCACGCTGGTCCACTACCTGTACAACATCCGGAACGACTATAGCGGCAGGGTGCTGGTAGATGGTCAATCCTGGGATGCCTACAAGAAAGACCAGATAGCCCGTATGCGGCAGCAGCAGATCAGCGTCGTCTTCCAGGATCTCCGCATCTTTGAACAACTCACCGCACAGGAAAATATAGAGCTCAAAAGAGTGATGCTACCCAATCCATACTGTACCGCCGAAAAGGTGGCAGAAATGGCAGCCCGCCTGAGCGTATCCCATATCCTGAACCAAAGCGGCAAAACACTTTCTTACGGAGAACGTCAGCGTATCGCCATCATCCGTGCACTGGTACAACCATTTGAATGGCTCATTATGGATGAACCCTTCAGCCACCTGGACGATGCGAATGCACAAAAGGCTGCTGATCTGATCGCAGAAGAATGCCGCGCCCGCAATGCCGGATTTATTTTAACAGACCTGGACAATGACAACAGGTTTGCCTACGACATACATTTCAATCTATGA
- a CDS encoding DUF4836 family protein, whose protein sequence is MTKMFSKVLLTAVTAAVMLSACSKVPDQSKYIPKTAGVVLSINSKQITNKLVTNGLTMEKMFSALQDQDTSNPAMKAWKDAENSGVDLQNNFFVSVVFNNSQQSYVTLTGGLKDAGKFEAYLKKNLPNFTMKKKDDFQYVWEADQDAVIGWTKETVIYIRGVDANKLKNGGLPGGMPGGIPGGGFDEDEDDSSAVDSAVATQVRFQTPDAEATWVAEADHLFHLKKDESAADITAFHDLLKNNADLSVYVNPEPMYASQGAAIPANLKKLLEGSYYTGGVNFEKGKVVMEGVSYAGKDLSDIYKKYGKTEADVKLLEQYPSDNILGFMVYGFDFRMLGDIVKATGLDGMANISLRMYSGNQNLTLDDILNAFNGQMFFAASDLNVRKAPSTIVTGDSVTRTDLKWVFAMKVGDKAAFDKVISTPALQTFVTKKGDKYVLADMMQQPGMPALSIDDKLIAVANDQPTLDAYLGGKGKVGGLDNSFVSKIKGNPMGAYINFEKIAAAIPVNDIPANGQAIAGQVKDLLKDATAVTHPFDGKSQRSEVVLNFKKDENSLVQLVNLGTNVARIVHEEKKADTSVVY, encoded by the coding sequence ATGACAAAGATGTTTTCCAAAGTTTTGTTAACTGCTGTAACAGCGGCAGTTATGTTGTCTGCATGTTCGAAGGTTCCTGATCAAAGCAAATATATCCCCAAAACCGCAGGCGTGGTGTTGAGCATCAATAGCAAGCAGATCACTAATAAACTAGTGACCAATGGTCTTACTATGGAGAAAATGTTTTCCGCATTGCAGGACCAGGATACCAGCAATCCTGCTATGAAAGCATGGAAAGATGCAGAAAACTCGGGTGTAGACCTGCAGAATAATTTCTTCGTATCGGTTGTATTCAACAATAGCCAACAGTCTTACGTAACCCTCACCGGGGGGCTGAAAGACGCTGGCAAGTTCGAAGCTTACCTGAAAAAGAACCTGCCAAACTTCACCATGAAAAAGAAAGATGACTTCCAGTACGTTTGGGAAGCTGATCAGGATGCTGTGATCGGCTGGACCAAAGAAACTGTGATCTACATCCGTGGTGTAGATGCCAATAAGCTGAAGAATGGCGGTCTTCCGGGTGGTATGCCAGGTGGCATTCCAGGCGGTGGTTTCGATGAGGATGAGGACGACAGCAGTGCTGTAGACAGCGCTGTAGCGACTCAGGTTCGTTTCCAGACACCTGATGCCGAAGCAACCTGGGTAGCAGAAGCTGATCACCTCTTCCACCTGAAGAAAGATGAATCGGCAGCAGACATCACTGCATTCCATGACCTGCTCAAGAACAATGCTGACCTAAGCGTATATGTAAATCCAGAACCCATGTATGCTTCACAGGGTGCAGCGATTCCTGCAAACCTGAAAAAGCTGCTGGAAGGTAGCTACTATACCGGTGGTGTAAACTTCGAGAAAGGTAAAGTAGTGATGGAAGGTGTATCATATGCAGGCAAAGACCTGTCTGATATCTACAAGAAATATGGTAAAACAGAAGCAGACGTGAAGCTGTTGGAACAATATCCTTCTGACAATATCCTTGGCTTTATGGTATATGGTTTCGACTTCCGTATGCTGGGCGATATCGTAAAGGCAACAGGTCTGGATGGTATGGCGAATATCAGTCTCCGTATGTACTCCGGCAATCAGAACCTGACACTGGATGATATCCTGAATGCTTTCAACGGCCAGATGTTCTTTGCAGCTTCTGACCTGAATGTCAGAAAAGCACCAAGCACCATAGTAACAGGTGATTCTGTAACCAGAACTGATCTGAAATGGGTGTTTGCGATGAAAGTTGGAGATAAGGCTGCTTTTGACAAAGTAATCAGCACACCAGCCCTGCAGACATTCGTGACCAAAAAAGGTGATAAATATGTACTGGCAGACATGATGCAGCAACCAGGTATGCCTGCCCTGTCTATCGACGATAAACTGATTGCTGTGGCTAACGACCAGCCTACACTTGATGCTTACCTGGGTGGTAAAGGCAAGGTCGGTGGTCTGGACAATAGCTTCGTAAGCAAGATCAAAGGCAACCCAATGGGTGCTTATATCAACTTCGAAAAGATTGCAGCTGCGATTCCTGTAAACGATATTCCTGCAAATGGTCAGGCAATCGCCGGTCAGGTAAAAGATCTGCTGAAAGATGCGACTGCTGTTACCCATCCTTTCGATGGTAAGTCACAGCGTTCTGAAGTAGTACTGAATTTCAAGAAGGATGAGAATAGCCTGGTTCAACTGGTGAATCTTGGTACTAATGTAGCCCGGATTGTACATGAAGAAAAGAAGGCAGATACATCTGTAGTATACTAA
- a CDS encoding Dabb family protein, translating to MFVHVVNFYLKADLSAADIKTFEEGVKSLSAVETLVTYNVGKPADTDRPVIVKDYSYCLLTVFNDEAGHDTYQVHPVHLAFVENCKHLWEKVVIFDSVSF from the coding sequence ATGTTTGTACACGTTGTAAATTTTTATCTGAAAGCAGATCTTTCGGCAGCTGATATCAAAACATTTGAAGAAGGTGTAAAATCCCTCAGTGCTGTGGAAACCCTCGTGACGTACAATGTAGGAAAACCTGCAGATACTGACAGACCAGTGATCGTTAAGGATTACAGTTATTGTCTGCTCACCGTGTTCAATGACGAGGCAGGGCACGACACCTATCAGGTACATCCTGTACACCTGGCATTCGTAGAAAACTGCAAACACCTGTGGGAAAAGGTAGTGATCTTCGATTCAGTATCTTTCTAA